From one Lolium rigidum isolate FL_2022 chromosome 4, APGP_CSIRO_Lrig_0.1, whole genome shotgun sequence genomic stretch:
- the LOC124706463 gene encoding NAC domain-containing protein 82-like, translated as MAQTCLPPGFRFHPTDVELVSYYLKRKIMGKKLFVEAISVVELYKFAPWDLPDKSCLQSKDLEWFFFCPRDKKYPKGSRTNRATPNGYWKTSGKDREIVLNSRIVGLKKTLIFHEGKAPKGNRTDWVMYEYKMEDESLASAGFSKDAYVLCKIFKKSGLGPRIGEQYGAPFDENEWDNLDAGTSLFTIAPSSGIEDPQAESSALATAIVIQEPQATAQQSVPSSDININSDEVNEAPPEIDGILLDELSMFLDDSPNHDLPFAENPGLPPISDLEAQALETNTSDLYNELAGLAWAGSAPNVDFCAINTGVTENNLQNMYPGDEFIELDDLFAPGETFSSDLANDQFLLYPLDQSTYNGHYDYAAPLAFDASGSLPQMTSSFYDMPPAPNNLASSSYLNPAMKDPFS; from the exons ATGGCTCAAACTTGCCTGCCACCTGGCTTTCGTTTCCACCCAACTGATGTTGAGCTTGTTTCATACTACCTGAAAAGGAAGATTATGGGGAAGAAGCTTTTTGTTGAAGCTATATCAGTGGTTGAGCTTTACAAGTTTGCTCCTTGGGACCTTCCTG ATAAATCCTGTCTTCAGAGCAAAGATCTTGAGTGGTTTTTCTTTTGCCCCCGTGACAAGAAATACCCCAAAGGGTCTAGGACAAACCGTGCCACTCCGAATGGTTACTGGAAAACAAGTGGAAAGGATAGAGAAATTGTGCTGAACTCTCGCATTGTTGGGTTGAAGAAAACCTTGATTTTTCATGAAGGCAAGGCACCCAAAGGCAACAGAACTGATTGGGTGATGTATGAATACAAAATGGAAGATGAAAGTCTGGCTTCTGCTGGTTTCTCAAAG GATGCTTACGTACTTTGCAAGATATTTAAAAAAAGTGGACTCGGCCCAAGGATTGGCGAGCAATATGGAGCTCCTTTTGATGAGAATGAATGGGATAATTTAGATGCTGGAACTTCTCTCTTCACTATTGCACCATCCTCAGGTATTGAGGACCCGCAAGCTGAAAGTTCTGCCTTGGCTACTGCTATAGTTATTCAGGAACCACAAGCTACTGCTCAGCAGTCTGTTCCATCTTCTGATATTAACATCAATTCTGATgaggtcaatgaagcacctcctgAAATTGATGGAATTTTATTGGATGAACTGTCAATGTTTTTGGATGATTCTCCCAACCATGACCTACCATTTGCAGAG AATCCTGGTCTGCCTCCAATTTCTGATCTTGAGGCTCAAGCTCTTGAGACAAACACTTCTGATCTCTACAACGAATTGGCAGGGCTTGCCTGGGCAGGAAGTGCTCCTAATGTTGATTTTTGTGCTATCAACACCGGTGTTACTGAAAACAATTTGCAGAACATGTACCCTGGTGATGAATTTATAGAACTCGATGATCTCTTTGCTCCTGGTGAAACCTTCTCCTCCGATTTGGCAAATGATCAGTTCTTGCTGTATCCTCTGGATCAATCAACATACAATGGTCACTACGATTATGCTGCTCCTCTAGCCTTTGATGCAAGCGGGTCGCTTCCACAGATGACCAGCTCtttttatgatatgcctcctgctCCCAATAACCTTGCAAGCTCCAGCTATTTGAACCCAGCCATGAAGGATCCATTCTCTTAA
- the LOC124707375 gene encoding putative clathrin assembly protein At4g02650: MAPSKLRKALGAVKDQTSIGLAKVGSGSGAASTELEVAIVKATKHGESFPADERHIREILALTRYSRAYVGACVASLSRRLGRTRSWDVALKTLVIVHRLLADGEPAFEQELFYATRRGTRMLNMSDFCGRARADAWDFSAFVRTYAAYLDDRLEYRMQGRQGGANRCKLLRDELYRSPGSRFSNDGANESRREDAAADADDADAKAVALVPRDTPTSEMTLEQLLGKVHQLQHLLDRFIACRPVGAARTNRVVTVSLYPLVKESVQLYCELTEVMAALIEQFPDMETADCERVHGVFCGLVKQLDELDAFYACPEPEAEELDMSATRALPAPVEPPVAVQDEHNYCEVSHAEQEVPLIATDVVEEEADFLNLKADAMSGEEHGQLLALALFDGNPAGSAPTCDLFDTSSADWETALVESASALENQRAVLGGGLNMMVLDGMYNHATAANAQVFSGSASSVALRPPGTPMLALPAPPGMWSVAAGADPFAASMVVPPPTYVQMSDMQMKQQLLTEEQMVWQRYGKNGMQGQGALSMLEQRPPGVYHRAS; the protein is encoded by the exons ATGGCGCCGAGCAAGCTCCGCAAGGCGCTGGGCGCGGTGAAGGACCAGACGAGCATCGGGCTGGCCAAGgtgggcagcggcagcggcgccgCCTCGACGGAGCTGGAGGTGGCCATCGTCAAGGCCACCAAGCACGGCGAGAGCTTCCCCGCCGACGAGCGCCACATCCGGGAGATCCTGGCGCTCACGCGCTACTCCCGCGCGTACGTCGGCGCCTGCGTGGCCTCCCTGTCGCGCCGCCTCGGGCGCACCCGGAGCTGGGACGTGGCGCTCAAGACGCTGGTGATCGTGCACCGCCTCCtcgccgacggcgagccggcgttcGAGCAGGAGCTCTTCTACGCCACGCGCCGCGGCACGCGCATGCTCAACATGTCCGACTTCTGCGGCCGCGCCCGCGCCGACGCGTGGGACTTCTCCGCGTTCGTGCGCACCTACGCCGCGTACCTCGACGACCGCCTCGAGTACCGGATGCAGGGCAGGCAGGGCGGCGCCAACCGCTGCAAGCTGCTGCGCGACGAGCTCTACCGGTCCCCCGGCAGCCGGTTCAGCAACGACGGCGCTAacgagagccgacgggaggacgcggcggccgacgccgacgacgccgacgccAAGGCGGTGGCGCTGGTGCCGAGGGACACGCCGACGAGCGAGATGACGCTGGAACAGCTGCTCGGCAAGGTCCATCAGCTGCAGCATCTCCTGGACCGCTTCATCGCTTGCCGCCCCGTGG GCGCGGCGAGGACGAACCGGGTGGTGACGGTGTCGCTGTACCCGCTGGTGAAGGAGAGCGTGCAGCTGTACTGCGAGCTCACGGAGGTGATGGCGGCGCTCATCGAGCAGTTCCCCGACATGGAGACCGCCGACTGCGAGCGCGTGCACGGCGTCTTCTGCGGCCTCGTCAAGCAGCTCGACGAGCTCGACGCCTTCTACGCGTG CCCGGAGCCGGAGGCTGAGGAGCTCGACATGAGCGCCACCAGGGCCCTTCCCGCGCCGGTGGAGCCGCCGGTTGCGGTGCAAGACGAGCACAATTACTGCGAGGTGTCGCATGCAGAGCAGGAGGTGCCACTGATCGCCACCGACGTGGTCGAGGAAGAGGCGGACTTCTTGAACTTGAAGGCGGACGCCATGTCCGGGGAAGAACACGGGCAGCTGCTGGCTCTGGCGTTGTTCGATGGCAACCCTGCCGGATCGGCGCCGACATGCGACCTGTTCGACACCTCGTCGGCGGACTGGGAGACGGCGTTAGTCGAGTCGGCGAGCGCGCTCGAGAACCAGCGCGCGGTGCTCGGGGGCGGGCTCAACATGATGGTCCTCGACGGCATGTACAACCACGCAACGGCGGCGAACGCACAGGTGTTCTCAGGCAGCGCGAGCAGCGTGGCTTTGCGGCCGCCCGGTACACCCATGCTGGCGCTTCCTGCGCCGCCGGGGATGTGGAGTGTCGCGGCAGGTGCGGACCCCTTTGCGGCGTCGATGGTAGTGCCACCGCCGACGTACGTGCAGATGTCCGACATGCAGATGAAGCAGCAACTTCTGACGGAAGAGCAGATGGTGTGGCAACGTTATGGCAAGAATGGTATGCAAGGGCAAGGGGCCCTGTCAATGCTAGAACAACGGCCTCCCGGTGTTTACCATCGTGCTTCTTAG